In Paludibaculum fermentans, the genomic stretch CACCCTGGACAAGCCGGACACCTGGCGCGCCACCTACGACGCCAGCATCTCACCCACCTTCTTCAACCACTTCGTCTTCGGCTTGTCGCGGTATAACAACTACTTCGACCAACTGCCGCAGCACAAGCAGGGCTGGCCTGAGAAGCTCGGGCTGAAGGGCGTCGCCACCGACGGCTCCAGCTCGTTCCCCATCGTCACCTTCACCGACGGTCTCACCGGCTTCGGCAACGACCCCAAGAACCGCGGCAACCAGTCCAACTGGACCTACACCCTCTCCGACACGGCCAGCAAAGTGCTGGGCCGCCACGACCTGAAGTTCGGCTTCGAGTACCATCGCGGCCGCACCTTCCAGGAACCGCTGGACGATGCCTATGCCCACGGCCGCTTCAACTACACTAACTTCCAAACAGCCGCCCCCGGAGCCTCACGCGCCACCACCGGCTACTCCTTCGCCAGCTTCCTGCTGGGCGGACCCGACAGCGCCCGCCGCGACTTCAACACCAAGGGCGTCAACATCCTCTATGTCACCGACTCCGCGTTCCTCACCGACAACATCAAGGTGACGTCGCGCCTGACGCTGAACATCGGCATCCGCTACGAGCTCTATTTCCCCCGGTTCGACCAGAACTACACGATCTCGAGCTTCGATCCCTCCGTCCCGAACCCCGGAGCCGGCGGCCTGCCCGGCGCCCTGACGTTCCTCGGCGAAGGGCCCGGCCGCAACGGCAAGAAGCGTTTCGGCAACATCTATCCCACCAACTTCGGGCCGCGCCTCGGCGCCGCCTACCAGTTGAACCAGAAGACCGTGCTGCGCGGCGGCTACGGCCTCTACTACTCGGCGGCCAACGGCAACACGGGCGGCGGCTGCTTCCCCTGCGGCTGGGGCACCAGCTACAGCAGCGCTCCGCAGTCGCTCGACGGCCTCGCCCCGGTCTTCAACTGGGACAACGGCTTCACCCCTGGACCGCCCCGTCCGCTGCCCGTCGTGGATCCCTCGTTCGCCAACGGCCAGAGCGTCCTCATCCTCACCGGCGAAGACGGCCTGCCCGGCAAGATCCAGAACTGGAGCTTCAACGTCCAGCGCGAGCTGCCCGGTAGCTGGTTCCTGGATGTCGCCTACGTCGGCATGAAGAGCACTCACCTGAACTCGGCCACGCCGTACAACCAGGTGACCCCGGGCCAGCTCAAGTACGGCGACCTGCTGTCGCTGAACATCAACGACGCGCGCGTCGTCAACGCCGGCTTCAGCAAGCCGTTCCCGTCGTTCACGGGCACCCTCGCCCAGGCGCTGCGGCCCTATCCGCAGTACCTCAACATCACCCACACCTACCTCGGCAACGCGGGCAGCACCTACAACGCCCTGCAGGCCAAGGTGGAGCGCCGCTACAAGTCGCTCAGCGTCCTCATGGGCTATACCTGGTCCAAGGGCCTGTCCAACGTCGGCGCGGAGACCCAGACCGGCTCCGGCATCGCCGTCCAGGATCAGTACAACCTCGGCAACGAGAAGAGCTACCAGCGCTTCGACACGCCGCAGGTGCTGAACCTCATCTACACCTGGGATCTGCCCTTCGGCAAGAAAGGCAGCAACCTGGTGAAGAAAGTGACCGGTGGCTGGACGGTCTCCGGCATCCACCAGTACCGCTCCGGCACGCTGCTGCAGCCCACCGTCCCCAACACGCTGGCCGCTTCGCTCTTCAACCCGGTGCTGCGCGCCAACCTGTCCGGTTCGTCAATCCGCACGGGCACTAACCGCACGGATCTCGATCCCGACAACCCGGGCGTCCGCTGGTTCGACCGCAACGCCTTCACGCTGCCCGGCCCGCTCCAGTTTGGCACGGCCGCCGCTTTCCTCAACGACCTGCGCACCCCGCCGGTCCTGTCGGAGAGCTTCTCCATCGTCAAGCGCACGATCCTGTTCGCCTATAAGGATCAGCCGGTAGATCTCGAACTGCGAGCCGACGCGTCGAACGTCCTGAACCGGACGCTCTTCGGAGGCATCAACGTGAACCTGACGGATCCCAACTTCGGCCGCGCCACCGCGGTCCAGGTAGGCCCCAGGTTCATGCAGTTGGGCATCAAGGTGAACTTCTAGGGTTCACCCCAAACCATCGAGTCGGAGGAATGAGGGCCCGCGGCGTCAGGCTGCGGGCCCTTATCTGCTTTCTGCGATCTCGCCAGCCTTACCGTCAGCAAATGCGATAAATTGCAAGTTATATGTGGACCGGTGGACATTCCGTCAGGGTAGTTTCGCGGTCCAATTGTGCCGTCGTCGTAGAGGAGACCGCGACGAAGCCGGTCGCCTGGGGGTTTATTCTCTTCGGTGGCCTGGCACTCCCTCTATACCGAAGCATTCTGGGAGCAGCCATCGGCACCTGTTTTGTGATGTTCGGAATCTATGCGTCCGTCGCCTCGTCCTTTGTGGCCGACCGGGACCGCCGGTTGCTGGTTGTCACGCGTCGACTGGGCCGCTTGGAATTCACAAAACGATACGAAGCCAGCGACATTGAAGAGGTCTTCGTTCGATTCACACTCAAGGGCAGCGGGCTTGCCTTGAGATTCCGTTCCGGTCGAACAAAATGGCTGACCATGTCATTAGGCCGCCTCGACAACCTTGACCAGGCCGCCGCAATACTAACCGCGTACTTGTTCGTTCCAAGCCGAGGCCACATTGGAAAGAGAAGGAGCGCGACAGGCAACGCAGTCTCGCAGGATCCGCCAGCCCGCCGCAGAGGAGAAAGCCGCAAATTGAGCCGCGAACGTGAGTGAGCGGATAGCCCCCGAAACACTCCACTCAGTCCAGCAGGGCAAGCCTCTTCGCCGGCCCGGAACTGTACTCGGCCGCCGGGCCTCCCTCACTTCGGCCCACTCTCCGCACGCCCTTGCGCCGCCACCCTCTCGGCCACCGCCCGAAGTGGAAACTCCTCCGAGATCTCAACCGACTCCATCGAGAACGCCGCGTGAGCCGTAATCACGCCAATCGACACCACCCCATTCGGCAAACCCCGCACGTCGCACCCGCTCCCGTCGCACCGAACGTATTTCGTCAGCCCGTCTCGTGAGTGGTAGCCGATCCGCAGGTCCCACGGCAAATCCGGCGCCTCCTTCAGCAGTCCGGCGCCAGGCAGAAGAACGCCCCCGTACACAAAACGGATCGCGTCGCGATGCGGCCACTCCTCCGCCGTCCAGGCATACACGTCCAAGCTGACGCGCCCTTGAGCCTTTGCCAGGAACTCGGCAAACTTCTTCGTGATCCGTACGGTGATGCGGCCATCCCTGGCTGCGCAGTCGCCAGTCAGGTCGTACTGCGCGCTACTCCTGTCATCCGTGGCAGTGACCGAGGTGAAGCCGTCCAGCACGGCAATGCGCCCATCCTCATCGAACGCGAACCCGACATGGAAGGAGTCGAGACCTCCAGGCAGCACGCCATCCTGAAGTTCATCGATAAAGGGATGACTGTACGCGGCGATCTCTTTTCCGGAATCCAGCGTCATTCGCACCCGGGTCTTCTCGCCGCTGGCCACGGCAACAGTGGCATCCGAGGCGTAATAGGGGAACCGCATCGCCTGCACCACGTGCGAACCGGCAGGATACGGGAACTCGGCCACTCCGTCCCTCCCGGTCCGAGCCACCTGGACCTCCCCCACAAACAGCATCGTCCCCTCAGCCGGAATCTGAGCCTCCTGCCTGGAATCCGGTGCGCCCTCTGGAGTAATAAACACCTCCGCCCGCACCGTGCCCCAACCACGCCGAACCGCCGGGTCGCTCACCCAGTTCGAACACGCCGCCAGGGCCTGCACGGCAGCCTCGAGATCCAGTCGTTCCGCCACCGGCACCGCGCCGCGGCTCCCATCCAGCCAGCGCCGCAACCTTACACCCGCCGGGCGAACCAGATCCTGCCGCTGCAGCCGCAGCCCCTCGCGCGCGAACCGCAAAACCAGCGCGGCCTCCACTCGCGAGGACTCGCCCGCATGCGAACCGACCAGCAGCGCTTCAAAGTCCGCCAGGGCGCCGGAACACTCCTTCGTTCCAGGCACCTCCGCGCGCAGGGCAAAAGCGCCGAGCCCAAGAATCAACGGAAAGCGCCACAAAGCACGCATGCGCGAACCCCTCAAACCAGCAACGCCACTCGGAACAACAGCAGTGAATCTTCCGCCCATAGCGGACTCGGCCGGCCACCTGTGCAGCCGGCCATCGTTTTCATGCGCCCGGCTTCAGCCGCTGACCTGGAACCGGCTGATGTATCGCGGGAACTCGTCACGCTCGCAATTCACCGCCGACGCCACGGCCAGCTGCTCGCGCGTGATCGTCAGGTCATCGGCCGCCCTGGGGAAAGGCAAACTCGCCCGGTAACCGTCCACCAACACAAACCCATACTCCTTTACGAACGACGCTCCATACCAGAGCTCGATCTGTGTGGCCCGCGCATCCTGGTCCGGATACTCGCGCGCCCACTTCTCCGCGAACGGGCGGAGTTCCCCATCGGTGGGGGTCTGCGTTTCACGCAGCGTAATGTTCAGGTCTGGTTTGAACGTCCAGATCGAACGGGGATCGTTCCAAAGCCAATCCGCTTTGGACGATTCCATCAGCACTTGAATCAAATGGTCGTAATCCATGAGAGTTCCCTCTCATTTATACAACCTAAAACACCCGGCCCAACCGGAAAAACATGCGCCGGTCTCCACGATCCCCAATCCCCGCCCCAAAATACACCACCCCGAACGTCGTCTCGCCCAGCAATCCGAACGATCCGCTATACCGCGGCATTGCCCCCACCGCCGGAGTCCACGCCTTGCCGCTCTCCAGTCCGGCCGTCAGATAGAACCGCCCGAACAGCGACAGCGAATCACTCGCCAACGTCCGCAATACCCGCGCGCCGCCGTAGTAGTAGTGGTTGCCCAACATGCGGCCGCGGCCCAAGGCATCAATGCGTCCCACTCCGCCCAACGCAAATACCGTCGATAGCGCCTCTTCGTTTACCGTCGAGCCGCCTGCGAAATTCGTCAAAAATGAATAATTCTTATTGAACGGCCGGGCGTAGCCGAAAGCGATGTCGGCCATCGGATACGTCCTGTTCACGCCGGGATGGTCGATCACCCACGCACCCTGCACCGAGGCACGCACCCCGCGCCGCGGCACCAGCGCACTGTCCTGTCCCTCAAAGACCCACTTCACGTGGAAGTCCGTGTAGCGGCCCTTGATCGGGTCAAAGGAGTTGACGCCCTTGGTCACCGCCAACCGGTCGTGGCTCAGCGTGTACCCCATCCTCAGTTCCTGAAAACGCCCAAAGGCATAACCCGCATCCACCGTGCTGCCCGTCTGGCGCGTCGTGAAATCCGATACCTGCTGGTCGCCCTGGTACAACGGCAGGCTGTCTTCGAGATAAAACAGCCGCGGCGCCACAAACCACTTGCCGCCGGCAATGCGGTAGTAGTATTCGGTCGTCGCCCGGTTGAACTGGCCAATGCTCAAGTCAGACCGCCACTCCGACGCCGGACCGCCCAGGTCCAACACCGTGAACCGGCCTCCAATGCCGAAACGGAAACCCTCCTGGCGCGACGCATCCAGCAGAAACGCCACCTTCAGAAACGGCGGACCGTAATCCTTCTCATGCACGCTCACCCGGATGCCCGGCAGGTCACCGCGATGGACAAACGAGTAATTCGCCGTATCGAAGCGCCCCATGCCCGTGATCTTCGTCAGCTCGTTTTCCAGCTTGCCCCGATCCAGCGACTCGTTCGGATTCGCGGCAATCGCGTCGATCAGCGCTTCGGTTCGTTTCGGAGCGATGTCCCCATCCACCTCCACAAACGCCGGCTTTAACTCATCGCTGCGGCGCTTGGCCTGCCGCTGGGTGCTGTAGGCCGCGTACTCCTCGGGACTCAGGCTCAGCTTCTGCAGCATCGCCTTCTTCGCCGAGGCCGCCGCGTAGCCTCGCTCTTCCAGGTCTTTCCACTTCAGGTAGTCGTTGGTGCCGAAGCCGCTCAGGTCGGGCATCAACACCATATCGGCCATGCCCAGGCTGCGCCGTTCGTTCGCCGTGATCATCACGCTGATGCTGCGCGCCGCCACCCCCAGCAACGATCGGAACTGCGCCTCTTCCGGCGGCTTGTCCAGGGCGACAGCGATCACGATATCGGCCCCCATCTTCCTGACCACATCCACCGGGATGTTGTTGAGCAGGCCGCCATCCACCAGCGTCAGGTCGCCCATGCGGACAGGAGCGAACAAACCGGGCAAGGACATCGAAGCCCGCAGGGCGTCGAACAACGGACCCTTCTCGAAGACGACTTCCCGGCCCTTCTTCAAATCCGTAGCCACGCAGCGGAACGGCGTCGGCAGGTCGTCAAACTTCTGAATGTCGCCGTAAGGCGCCGCGAACCGGCTGATCACCAGCCCGACGCCCTGGCCGCCCGAAAGTCCAGACGGAAGCCGGATGCCGCCCTTCAAGCCAAACTCCACCGCCGAGGGGTACTCCCGCTGGTCTTCCTTGCGCCGGTAGGCCATCTGGCGGAATGCAATCGACGGCGACAGGACGCCGCTCCAATCGATCCCCTCGACGTAGTTCTCGATCTCCTTCGGCGAATGGGCGGTGGCGTACAACGCGCCCACCAGGCTGCCCATGCTGGTGCCCGCCACATAATCGACGGGGATCCGGTTCTCTTCCAGCCACTTCAGGACGCCGATGTGGGCCAGGCCGAACGCGCTGCCGCCCGACAGCGCCAGCCCGATCCTGGGCCGCTTGGGTTTCTGCGGATCCGCCGCCTCCTGCGCCGGAATCAACCGGCTGGCCAGCAGGCACGGGAGCAGGAAGCGCAGGGCAACTCTCATTGGGTTCGTTACCCCATGCTACCCTGTAACTCCATGCATGTTGAAATGGAGAGAGCCATGGTTGCCTCTCGCCGACAGTGGGCTCCGGATTCCTGGAGCGGTCATTCCGCCCTCCAGCAGCCCGAATACCCCAATCTCCCCGTGCTCCAGCGTGCGCTGGCGGAACTCTCCAACCTCCCTCCCCTGGTTACCAGTTGGGAAGTGGTGGCCCTGAAGGAGCAGCTCGCCCGCGCCGCGGCCGGCCAGTGCTTTGTTCTCCAGGGCGGCGATTGCGCCGAGCGTTTCGCCGACTGTTCGTCCCAGCGCATCGCCAATCAGCTCAAGATTCTCATTCAGATGAGCCTCGTCCTCGTGCAGGGCGCGCGCAAGCCGGTCGTCCGCATCGGACGCTTCGCCGGTCAGTACGCCAAACCCCGCTCCGCTGACTACGAGGATGTCCAGGGCGTCCGCCTGCCCTCCTATCGCGGCGACCTCATCAACCGCCCCGAGCCCACGCTCGAAGCCCGCACGCCGGATCCCAACCTGCTGCTGCGTGGCTACGAACGCGCCGCCCTTACCCTCAACTTCATCCGGGCGCTGGTCAAAGGCGGCTTTGCCGACCTGCATCACCCCGAATACTGGGATCTCGACTGGACCAAGCATTCGCCCCAGGCCGAGGAGTACCACAACCTCCTGCGCTCCATCACCGACAGCCTGCGCTTCATGGAGAACATCCTGGGCGCGCCGGCCGGCGGCAGCGACCGCATCGACTTCTATACCTCCCACGAGGCCCTGCACCTGGGCTACGAACAGGCCCAGACCCGCCAGGTGCCGCACCGCACCGGCTGGTACAACCTGTCCACCCACTTCCCCTGGATCGGCATCCGCACCATCGCCCCCGACGGCGCCCATGTCGAGTATATGCGCGGCATCGACAACCCCATCGGCATGAAGGTCGGCCAGGCCACCCCGCCCGATATGCTGTTGAAGCTGATGGACATCCTGGATCCTGACCGCGAGCCGGGCCGCCTGACCCTCATCCACCGTTTCGGGGCTGAGAAGATCGCCGCCGGGCTGCCGCCGCTGGTCGAAGCGGTGACGGCCGCCGGACGGCGCGTGCTGTGGATCTGCGATCCCATGCACGGCAATACGAAGTCCACCAGCAGCGGCTACAAAACGCGAGACTTCGGCGAGATCGAGAGCGAACTCAGCCAGGCCTTCGACATCCACGCCCGGCTGGGCTCCCACCTGGGCGGCGTCCACATTGAACTGACCGGCGAGAACGTGACGGAATGCACCGGCGGGGCTCGCGGCCTGAACGAGCACGACCTGCACCGCGCGTACGAGACCGAGGTCGATCCGCGGCTGAACTACGAACAGTCGCTGGAACTGGCGCTGCTGGTGGCCAACAAACTCCGGGCCGAATCGCGCTAATCCGCCCGGCCGGTCCAGCCGCGCACTTCAGAAGGAATAAGACTGGAAGAAGTAGACATAGACCGGCGCGATGCCGGGCGTAGCCTTGCGGATGAACTCGCCCTTCACGAAGACCCCGCAGCCTGCCCCGAACAACAGCGGTTTCACCGGCCGCCAGGTGGCGAAGAAGTCGAAGTCTTCCCCCACATGCCGGCCCGCTGAGCCGCTGGCGGAACGCGCGATCTGGCGCCCGGCTCCCGTGTAGAGGCCGTCCCGGGCCTGCGCCAGCCAGTAGTCGTCGAACATCGCATTCAGCGTGACCTTCGGCCGCACGCGCCACACGGCTAAGCCACGGATATTGTGGAGGTTGCGCCAGCCAAACAGATCCTGGTGCCCGAACTTGTCGTGGTTCGCGGCGTACATCTGGTCAAACGTGGAACTGCGTGTCGAATCCTCGGGGTGGGCTGTGCCCGAGGCGTACTTATACTCCACGGAAGCATCCACCTTGCCGATCGTCTTCGAGAGAACGGAAGACCAGGCCCCGGCCCGATGTGACGCGCTGCCCACATGCCCGCCTTGGACTACGCCTTCGACCGCATACTTCCACCCCGCCGCGATGGGCCCGGTCCAGCGGGAGCCAAACGAATTCACTCCGAGCGTGCCCTGCCCCGTGAAGCCGCCGGCCGCGTCCTGGTCATGGCGCAGGAGGTACACTTCGGCCCGGTGGCCGTGGGCCAGTTCGGGCAGCACGTTATAGGTACCCCAGACGCGATCGGACAGATTCATCCGGTTGAACTCACCGGGCCGGACCCGAGGCGGAGACACCATCAGAAATTCGATACGGGCTTGGCCCGCCTGCCACCAGACCCGCGCGTGATCGAACGTGCGGGCCACGTTGCTCCAGTCCGGCACGCCGATCAGCCGGCTATCGCCGAAGTTGAACATCCGGCGGCCTGCGCTGAGCCCGAAACCGCGCTTCGCATCGCCGTTGATTTCCAGGTAGGCCTCCTGCAGATCCGCGGGATCCCGTACCGTATTGGGCGCATTCAGGCCGTAAAGCGGGGCCCGCGAGTCCTGCATCCTGGCCGCGAACTTAAGCCAGCCGGCCGGCTTCCAGGCGATGCCGACGCGCGTCCGGATAAAGTCGGCGCTACGGTCGGGATCAAAGCCAAAACTCTGGCCTTCGCGGTGCTCCAAACGGCTGCGGACCTCGAAGGAGAGCGACAGCGTGCCCCCGCTGGACTTACCAATCGCTTGATTCAGAAGGTCGCCGGCAGCCCACCATTGCGCGCCCAGGGGTGCCTGGCTGAAACAGGTGGCCGCCGCCAACGGCCAAAGCCAACGGCGGAACTGCATCAGCGGAACATATCACAGCCAGGCGCGCTAATGCCGCCGCCAGGCGATCACCTGGAACTGGG encodes the following:
- a CDS encoding patatin-like phospholipase family protein, whose amino-acid sequence is MRVALRFLLPCLLASRLIPAQEAADPQKPKRPRIGLALSGGSAFGLAHIGVLKWLEENRIPVDYVAGTSMGSLVGALYATAHSPKEIENYVEGIDWSGVLSPSIAFRQMAYRRKEDQREYPSAVEFGLKGGIRLPSGLSGGQGVGLVISRFAAPYGDIQKFDDLPTPFRCVATDLKKGREVVFEKGPLFDALRASMSLPGLFAPVRMGDLTLVDGGLLNNIPVDVVRKMGADIVIAVALDKPPEEAQFRSLLGVAARSISVMITANERRSLGMADMVLMPDLSGFGTNDYLKWKDLEERGYAAASAKKAMLQKLSLSPEEYAAYSTQRQAKRRSDELKPAFVEVDGDIAPKRTEALIDAIAANPNESLDRGKLENELTKITGMGRFDTANYSFVHRGDLPGIRVSVHEKDYGPPFLKVAFLLDASRQEGFRFGIGGRFTVLDLGGPASEWRSDLSIGQFNRATTEYYYRIAGGKWFVAPRLFYLEDSLPLYQGDQQVSDFTTRQTGSTVDAGYAFGRFQELRMGYTLSHDRLAVTKGVNSFDPIKGRYTDFHVKWVFEGQDSALVPRRGVRASVQGAWVIDHPGVNRTYPMADIAFGYARPFNKNYSFLTNFAGGSTVNEEALSTVFALGGVGRIDALGRGRMLGNHYYYGGARVLRTLASDSLSLFGRFYLTAGLESGKAWTPAVGAMPRYSGSFGLLGETTFGVVYFGAGIGDRGDRRMFFRLGRVF
- a CDS encoding class II 3-deoxy-7-phosphoheptulonate synthase gives rise to the protein MVASRRQWAPDSWSGHSALQQPEYPNLPVLQRALAELSNLPPLVTSWEVVALKEQLARAAAGQCFVLQGGDCAERFADCSSQRIANQLKILIQMSLVLVQGARKPVVRIGRFAGQYAKPRSADYEDVQGVRLPSYRGDLINRPEPTLEARTPDPNLLLRGYERAALTLNFIRALVKGGFADLHHPEYWDLDWTKHSPQAEEYHNLLRSITDSLRFMENILGAPAGGSDRIDFYTSHEALHLGYEQAQTRQVPHRTGWYNLSTHFPWIGIRTIAPDGAHVEYMRGIDNPIGMKVGQATPPDMLLKLMDILDPDREPGRLTLIHRFGAEKIAAGLPPLVEAVTAAGRRVLWICDPMHGNTKSTSSGYKTRDFGEIESELSQAFDIHARLGSHLGGVHIELTGENVTECTGGARGLNEHDLHRAYETEVDPRLNYEQSLELALLVANKLRAESR
- a CDS encoding TonB-dependent receptor, with protein sequence MFIRKITYQVVCLLALPLALVYGQTGSGAISGQVTDPAGAAVPGAAVRLIQEATNRELATVSSDSGIYSFPALEVGAYTLNVEVAGFKKVSRTGIIVATATRVNIDARMEVGDVTQTVDVKDEAPLLSAASSDLGTSFQPKFMKDAPLFVSGGFRNPENFISYLPGVNNGVQDSSINGGPRRGKEILIDGASHTNPESGGVAFSANGGIGSVEQYGEFKLLNSNFSAEYGRTAGGIEVFVTKSGTNQFHGGVFEYNRNDAYDAAGWSINRQRKFPDGDTRNPNKAKVRQNEYGLNIGGPVWIPGVYNGKNKSFFYFTRNWYRQANASSTAIASIATQAMRGGDFSELGSKLIYDPDSTQTVNGVVTRTPFANNQIPTNRFSSVSKNMLGLIPNPTGPGISSNFSVTNLGIRDLDIWSIKADHVFNDTNRVSFFLSKQNITQLAEGGLPGPLANGLYTLDKPDTWRATYDASISPTFFNHFVFGLSRYNNYFDQLPQHKQGWPEKLGLKGVATDGSSSFPIVTFTDGLTGFGNDPKNRGNQSNWTYTLSDTASKVLGRHDLKFGFEYHRGRTFQEPLDDAYAHGRFNYTNFQTAAPGASRATTGYSFASFLLGGPDSARRDFNTKGVNILYVTDSAFLTDNIKVTSRLTLNIGIRYELYFPRFDQNYTISSFDPSVPNPGAGGLPGALTFLGEGPGRNGKKRFGNIYPTNFGPRLGAAYQLNQKTVLRGGYGLYYSAANGNTGGGCFPCGWGTSYSSAPQSLDGLAPVFNWDNGFTPGPPRPLPVVDPSFANGQSVLILTGEDGLPGKIQNWSFNVQRELPGSWFLDVAYVGMKSTHLNSATPYNQVTPGQLKYGDLLSLNINDARVVNAGFSKPFPSFTGTLAQALRPYPQYLNITHTYLGNAGSTYNALQAKVERRYKSLSVLMGYTWSKGLSNVGAETQTGSGIAVQDQYNLGNEKSYQRFDTPQVLNLIYTWDLPFGKKGSNLVKKVTGGWTVSGIHQYRSGTLLQPTVPNTLAASLFNPVLRANLSGSSIRTGTNRTDLDPDNPGVRWFDRNAFTLPGPLQFGTAAAFLNDLRTPPVLSESFSIVKRTILFAYKDQPVDLELRADASNVLNRTLFGGINVNLTDPNFGRATAVQVGPRFMQLGIKVNF
- a CDS encoding alginate export family protein, producing MQFRRWLWPLAAATCFSQAPLGAQWWAAGDLLNQAIGKSSGGTLSLSFEVRSRLEHREGQSFGFDPDRSADFIRTRVGIAWKPAGWLKFAARMQDSRAPLYGLNAPNTVRDPADLQEAYLEINGDAKRGFGLSAGRRMFNFGDSRLIGVPDWSNVARTFDHARVWWQAGQARIEFLMVSPPRVRPGEFNRMNLSDRVWGTYNVLPELAHGHRAEVYLLRHDQDAAGGFTGQGTLGVNSFGSRWTGPIAAGWKYAVEGVVQGGHVGSASHRAGAWSSVLSKTIGKVDASVEYKYASGTAHPEDSTRSSTFDQMYAANHDKFGHQDLFGWRNLHNIRGLAVWRVRPKVTLNAMFDDYWLAQARDGLYTGAGRQIARSASGSAGRHVGEDFDFFATWRPVKPLLFGAGCGVFVKGEFIRKATPGIAPVYVYFFQSYSF